The Bacteroidia bacterium genomic interval TCGCAAACTATAACAAAAGTCGCAAGCCGGGCATAATGAAGAAACTGGCCAATCTACGAGCTGACCAAAAGGCCATCATCCTGAGAAATGATAAAGATACCCAGGCATTTATTCACTCTTTAACAGAAGTATATGCTAAGTCCTGAACAGGTACGAAACATGGCAATAAGATTTGAGGAAGTAAAAGAGGAAGGCCATTTTGAAAAAACTTCCTTTCGTATCCGAAAGAAGATTTTTGCCACCATGGATGAAAAAGATATGCATGTGGTACTTAAGCTTAACGATATCGACCAATCGGTCTTTGTGGATTATGATGATTCCATTTTTCCGCTTCCCGGTGCATGGGGGAAAAAGGGTTGGACGAAAGTGAATTTGAAAACTGTGAGGGAGGATCTCTTCCAAGATGCCCTGACGACAGCTTACC includes:
- a CDS encoding MmcQ/YjbR family DNA-binding protein; this encodes MAIRFEEVKEEGHFEKTSFRIRKKIFATMDEKDMHVVLKLNDIDQSVFVDYDDSIFPLPGAWGKKGWTKVNLKTVREDLFQDALTTAYRTVAPKKLADKYKPKEEE